In a genomic window of Vespula vulgaris chromosome 13, iyVesVulg1.1, whole genome shotgun sequence:
- the LOC127068449 gene encoding apolipoprotein D-like → MRSIVLYIALAGCLTLAKAHTYHMGSCPIVEPMHGFQMNKFLGIWYVIQKTSTASRCITYNYTRGEEPGEYLITQDSDHPVLGLTPLKHEYHYTGELSVPELSTPARMQVRFPLSVAGTASHIIFTTDYDNYAGIFTCQKLAFAHRQSATILSRRRDLDKDIIDRIKAKLSGYGVDPYDLSIISQNGCPHDNDTFDINIDPNTFTAESFGSAVRKAGEKLGDGVQWVAHAGSKVYHKITGTEESTTSKPEETHRVIPVMRDSGKYETNEVEWIP, encoded by the exons ATGCGTTCGATCGTTTTGTACATTGCCCTAGCAGGGTGTTTGACACTTGCTAAAGCTCATACTTATCACATGGGTAGTTGTCCCATAGTAGAGCCAATGCATGGATTTCAAATGAATAAG TTTCTAGGAATCTGGTATGTCATTCAGAAAACATCTACAGCAAGTAGATGTATTACTTACAATTATACTCGTGGTGAGGAACCAGGAGAATACTTGATAACTCAAGATTCTGATCATCCTGTATTAG GTCTTACGCCACTGAAACATGAATATCACTATACCGGTGAATTGAGTGTACCAGAACTTAGTACACCAGCTCGAATGCAAGTTCGCTTCCCTCTCA gTGTAGCAGGTACAGCATCTCACATAATCTTTACTACAGATTATGACAATTATGCTGGGATATTCACTTGTCAGAAATTAGCTTTTGCCCATCGACAAAGTGCAACTATACTTTCAAGACGTCGTGATCTTGACAAGGATATCATCGATAGAATAAAAGCAAAATTGTCAGGCTATGGAGTAGATCCTTATGATCTCAGTATCATTTCTCAGAATGGTTGTCCACATGATAATGATACTTTCGACATAAACATCGATCCTAACACTTTCACTGCTGAAAGTTTTGGCAGTGCCGTACGTAAAGCTGGCGAGAAACTTGGGGATGGTGTACAATGGGTCGCCCATGCTGGTAGCAAAGTTTATCATAAGATAACTGGCACTGAGGAAAGCACAACTTCGAAACCAGAGGAAACGCATAGAGTTATACCAGTGATGAGAGATTCTGGCAAATACGAGACTAACGAAGTTGAATGGATTCCataa